The following proteins are co-located in the Camelina sativa cultivar DH55 chromosome 12, Cs, whole genome shotgun sequence genome:
- the LOC104733547 gene encoding uncharacterized protein LOC104733547 — MREFQDVVRHCSLNDLGHHGPLYTWCNKRDEGLICKKLDRVLIIEHWGDCFPHSYTVFEAGGCSDHARGRIVLEAAATGGRRPFKFVKALAKLPQFHEVVANHWNGTIPLFPSTSAMHCLSRKLKDLKPSLRSLGKEQFGDLSKRRREAHEVLCHKQAATLESPTQQALEEETNAYSLWHHLAELEEDYLKQKAKLHWLTVGD; from the coding sequence ATGCGTGAGTTTCAGGATGTGGTGAGACATTGTTCACTCAATGATTTAGGCCATCATGGTCCACTCTACACTTGGTGTAATAAGAGGGATGAGGGTCTGATCTGTAAGAAGTTGGATCGAGTTTTAATTATTGAGCATTGGGGAGATTGCTTTCCACATTCTTACACTGTTTTTGAGGCTGGTGGTTGTTCTGATCATGCTAGAGGTCGCATTGTcctggaggctgctgcaacagGTGGTCGCAGACCGTTTAAATTTGTTAAAGCTCTGGCTAAATTACCTCAATTTCATGAGGTTGTTGCGAACCATTGGAATGGAACGATCCCACTGTTTCCTTCTACATCTGCTATGCATTGCCTCTCCAGGAAATTAAAAGACTTAAAACCAAGCTTGCGTTCTTTGGGAAAAGAGCAGTTTGGCGATTTGTCCAAACGGAGACGTGAGGCACATGAGGTTCTCTGTCATAAGCAAGCTGCTACTCTGGAAAGTCCGACCCAACAAGCGCTTGAAGAGGAGACAAATGCTTATTCTTTGTGGCATCACCTTGCTGAGCTCGAGGAAGATTACCTTAAACAGAAAGCTAAGCTTCATTGGCTAACTGTGGGCGATTGA